In one Candidatus Tanganyikabacteria bacterium genomic region, the following are encoded:
- a CDS encoding AMP-binding protein, with amino-acid sequence EASETHNLIHYLDDWASRAADKPALITPVDLAASGHTITTFGDLHARMSRLASGLAAAGIRAGDRVILMVPMSQELYLLILALLKMGAITVFIDPWVGLKQLRACARLVEPACFVAPPLIQAAAALFHEFRGIPLKISSGGPFPGCARLAGVMAQGSERHATCAVTPETTALITFTTGSSGTPKGANRTHGFLEAQHLALGHHMGHTPADVDMPALPMFILHNLAAGVTSIVPAMKPSRPADVDPAAIMRQVREFGVTTMVGSPAYFDPIARWLGARGERLDGVRAVFTGGGPVPPGLLGRLVPLMPDGTAYVGYGSTEAEPVALISAREVVLETGRMTDEGKGTCVGTLAEGLRARIVWDGADLPAGEIGEILVAGPHVNRDYYRNPEAVRENKIQEADGTVWHRMGDLGYFDDRGRLWMVGRVHNRLVRGGVPLYPVMVEAVAQARPWVRKAALVGRPHAALGQEAVLAVEPAGTPDVAGLDAALRGAGFAIDRIVLQGRLPVDPRHNTKIDYVRLARTLGS; translated from the coding sequence ACCTGCACGCGCGCATGAGCCGCCTGGCCTCCGGCCTGGCCGCGGCCGGCATCCGCGCCGGCGACCGCGTGATCCTGATGGTGCCGATGAGCCAGGAGCTCTACCTGCTCATCCTCGCCCTGCTCAAGATGGGCGCCATCACGGTGTTCATCGATCCCTGGGTAGGGCTGAAGCAGCTCCGCGCCTGCGCGCGGCTCGTGGAGCCCGCGTGTTTCGTGGCGCCGCCATTGATCCAGGCGGCGGCGGCGCTGTTTCACGAGTTTCGCGGGATCCCCCTCAAGATCAGCTCCGGCGGGCCCTTCCCTGGCTGCGCCCGCCTGGCTGGCGTGATGGCGCAGGGTTCCGAGCGGCACGCCACCTGCGCCGTCACCCCCGAAACGACCGCGCTGATCACGTTCACCACCGGCAGCAGCGGCACGCCCAAGGGCGCCAACCGCACCCACGGCTTCCTGGAGGCGCAACACCTGGCCCTCGGCCACCACATGGGACACACGCCCGCCGACGTCGACATGCCCGCCCTCCCGATGTTCATCCTGCACAACCTCGCCGCGGGCGTCACCAGCATCGTGCCGGCCATGAAGCCCAGCCGGCCGGCCGACGTCGACCCGGCCGCAATCATGCGCCAGGTGCGGGAGTTCGGCGTGACCACCATGGTCGGGTCGCCGGCCTACTTCGACCCCATCGCCCGCTGGCTGGGAGCCAGGGGCGAGCGCCTGGACGGCGTGCGGGCGGTCTTTACCGGGGGCGGGCCGGTGCCGCCCGGGTTGCTCGGCCGCCTCGTGCCACTCATGCCCGACGGCACGGCCTACGTGGGCTACGGTTCCACCGAGGCCGAACCGGTGGCGCTGATCTCGGCCCGCGAGGTGGTCCTGGAAACCGGCCGCATGACCGACGAGGGCAAGGGCACATGCGTCGGCACGCTGGCCGAGGGCCTCCGCGCTCGCATCGTGTGGGACGGCGCCGACCTGCCGGCCGGGGAAATCGGCGAGATCCTGGTCGCCGGGCCACACGTCAACCGCGACTACTACCGCAACCCCGAGGCGGTGCGCGAGAACAAGATCCAGGAAGCGGACGGCACCGTCTGGCACCGGATGGGCGATCTGGGCTACTTCGACGACCGGGGCCGGCTGTGGATGGTCGGCCGGGTCCACAACCGCCTGGTGCGCGGCGGCGTGCCGCTCTACCCGGTGATGGTCGAGGCCGTGGCGCAGGCGCGGCCCTGGGTCCGCAAGGCGGCGCTGGTCGGCCGGCCGCATGCGGCGTTGGGCCAGGAGGCCGTGCTGGCGGTCGAACCGGCGGGCACGCCGGACGTGGCGGGCCTGGATGCGGCACTGCGCGGAGCGGGCTTCGCGATCGACCGCATCGTGCTGCAGGGCCGATTGCCCGTGGATCCCCGCCACAACACCAAGATCGACTACGTCAGGCTGGCCCGGACGCTGGGTTCCTAG